In Papaver somniferum cultivar HN1 chromosome 1, ASM357369v1, whole genome shotgun sequence, a genomic segment contains:
- the LOC113278682 gene encoding alcohol dehydrogenase class-3: MATQGQVITCKAAVAWEPNKPLVIEDVQVAPPQAGEVRIKILYTALCHTDAYTWSGKDPEGLFPCILGHEAAGVVESVGEGVTEVQPGDHVIPCYQAECKECKFCKSGKTNLCGKVRSATGVGVMMSDRQSRFSVNGKPIYHFMGTSTFSQYTVVHDVSVAKIDPSAPLDKVCLLGCGVPTGLGAVWNTAKVEAGSNVAVFGLGTVGLAVAEGAKAAGASRIIGVDIDSKKFETAKNFGVSEFVNPKDHDKPIQQVLVDMTDGGVDYSFECIGNVSVMRAALECCHKGWGTSVIVGVAASGQEISTRPFQLVTGRVWKGTAFGGFKSRSQVPWLVEKYMKKEIKVDEYITHSLTLGEINKAFDLMHEGGCLRCVLEVHP, translated from the exons ATGGCTACTCAAGGTCAAGTCATCACCTGCAAAG CTGCGGTGGCCTGGGAACCCAACAAGCCATTAGTGATTGAAGATGTTCAGGTAGCTCCACCACAAGCTGGTGAAGTTCGAATCAAGATATTATATACTGCTCTTTGTCACACTGATGCTTATACATGGAGTGGCAAG GATCCTGAGGGACTCTTCCCTTGCATTCTTGGTCATGAGGCCGCTGG GGTTGTTGAGAGTGTTGGTGAAGGAGTTACTGAAGTTCAACCTGGGGACCATGTTATCCCTTGTTACCAAGCAGAATGCAAGGAATGCAAGTTCTGTAAATCAGGAAAGACAAATCTCTGTGGCAAAGTCCGGTCTGCTACTGGAGTTGGCGTTATGATGAGTGATCGCCAGAGTCGTTTCTCAGTGAATGGAAAACCCATCTATCATTTTATGGGAACCTCAACATTTAGTCAGTACACTGTTGTACATGATGTCAGTGTTGCAAAGATTGACCCAAGTGCACCTTTAGATAAAGTATGTCTGCTAGGTTGTGGTGTTCCCACTG GTCTTGGGGCAGTTTGGAATACAGCTAAAGTTGAGGCAGGTTCAAATGTTGCTGTCTTTGGTCTTGGGACAGTTGGCCTAGCT GTTGCAGAGGGCGCAAAAGCAGCTGGTGCATCACGTATAATTGGCGTTGACATTGACAGCAAAAAGTTTGAAACAG CAAAGAATTTTGGGGTTTCAGAATTTGTGAACCCAAAGGACCATGATAAACCTATTCAGCAAGTCCTTGTTGACATGACGGATGGTGGAGTTGACTACAGTTTCGAGTGCATAGGTAACGTGTCCGTGATGAGAGCTGCTCTGGAGTGTTGTCATAAG GGTTGGGGGACATCAGTTATCGTGGGTGTTGCGGCATCAGGTCAAGAGATATCTACTCGCCCTTTTCAGTTAGTCACTGGACGTGTTTGGAAGGGAACTGCCTTTGGTGGATTCAAGAGTCGTTCTCAAGTACCATGGCTTGTTGAAAAGTACATGAAGAAG GAAATCAAGGTTGATGAGTACATAACTCACAGTCTGACCCTTGGTGAGATCAATAAGGCCTTCGACCTGATGCATGAAGGAGGTTGTCTTCGATGTGTACTTGAAGTGCACCCTTGA